The Georgenia faecalis genome includes a window with the following:
- a CDS encoding GNAT family N-acetyltransferase has product MPALAVLPVRPEDADRLGALTVDAYLAAGILEEDDGYVPVLRDVAGRLDSTIVLAAYRGPRVVGGITLAAPGGPHAEIAQEGEIELRMLAVDPAHQGAGVAEALVRASAEAAAELGHDAVVLSTMEAMPAALRLYARLGFDRVADRDWTGDWDEAAVAAGTAPLMSVYRLPVR; this is encoded by the coding sequence GTGCCTGCCCTCGCCGTCCTGCCCGTGCGTCCCGAGGACGCCGACCGCCTCGGTGCCCTCACCGTCGACGCCTACCTCGCGGCGGGCATCCTCGAGGAGGACGACGGCTACGTCCCCGTCCTGCGTGACGTCGCCGGGCGCCTGGACTCCACCATCGTCCTCGCCGCCTACCGCGGCCCCCGGGTCGTCGGCGGCATCACGCTGGCCGCGCCCGGCGGCCCGCACGCCGAGATCGCCCAGGAGGGGGAGATCGAGCTGCGGATGCTCGCCGTCGACCCCGCGCACCAGGGGGCGGGCGTGGCCGAGGCCCTCGTGCGGGCCAGTGCTGAGGCGGCCGCCGAGCTCGGCCACGACGCCGTCGTCCTCTCGACGATGGAGGCGATGCCGGCCGCGCTGCGCCTCTACGCGCGCCTCGGGTTCGATCGCGTGGCCGACCGTGACTGGACCGGCGACTGGGACGAGGCGGCCGTGGCTGCCGGCACCGCCCCGCTCATGAGCGTCTACCGGCTCCCGGTGCGCTGA